DNA sequence from the Ochotona princeps isolate mOchPri1 chromosome 5, mOchPri1.hap1, whole genome shotgun sequence genome:
ggtacaAAAGGTTCAAGtgctataggaaaatgggtaagactattatttccatgttgtttccttcatgtttaaagaggggtattaagggagaaggtccaccaatttcccaccctccccaggtcccgggtgtagggcatgctctgaggttcttgctgaagtggttttaaGAGTTCTTCAGTTATAagtcgctgccagttttgcttgatgaggtcgcccactgattgatatggtccatcataaagtctccgtttgctcgatatttcgctgccaacatatagctgaggtggttctgtcttctgtcttttctcggttagggttctgagtccagcagttcgattggggagatctccaaagaaactttgaggtattcccagaccagattcttgtatgttctagcaagtacagggcccggcacagtccatcaccccgatctgctggtggtttcaattgctgggttggttctggtttcagtcccgagttgcactggaaccaatgggtgttgcagtccagtctggttctgcccagcacatactcggcccttacatcaaccagtgggagctgcagcctagtcggggcgacccacaataaccccctccaggcccgccccctaccctgatttgccagtatgtgtggcagactagtccagtctgccccgcttcccatttggctctcgtacatgtcaatgggtattaaagcttagttccatctaaccagctcaactatccagccctcatggatgttgttgagtgcctctctgtctagccaaccCAGCCTCCATCCGAGTTTTCATGCCCTcacgcgggactagtgacccaggaagaggggggaacccgctatttccctcccaggtctctctcagtcccggtcatgcactctttaggtggttctgtgatttgacttgacagaattagtccccagtgccagcatctgccacctgatgctgtggctaagcccaaacaaccctcacccactctaatttatgcttgcaccagcaggaataatcctcccagcctggcttttccctgatctagtccacatgcagtgcacaggtgttgtagccctgcttagtctggtctgtccccatcccaggccACGCTcgccagtgggagtagctgtccggcgaggggagcagccccttaatccccctgccagctctgcccctcccttcctggattttatgtgtgctgtttgggtgctgcagtcaaatccagtacaggcaacctcaccctggcattccataatgtgtactggtttttgttgtgaccaaacccagctcaacccacactctgttctggtgttcggatttgccagtggatggatgacaaaactgattcagcctggtctgcccctgacccatgccgaatgtatgccagtgggaaactttccatggcctattctgggctgtttcctatcatgcttcttgcgcttacctgcagggactgtgtcctgccagaggagttgcccaggctcctccatcagaacccctcccaatgccagattttgcgcataccagggggtccttgagccaaccctactcagttcacctcctgtcctagcaggaacagtggcttttcctggctggctttcaccccattctggttcttgttgttggatgtttcagcccagccatggctcgtccatacccccgtatggctcacacatggctcagtagggggttgagacccagcctagtcagtcccacatctaccctagtTCTCCAtggcaccagttggtgttggggtctggactggcctggtgcatccaatcccagcccacactattgccttgggtgactacaactgtttcctagttagaaagcagcccccattccagcacacacgccccttggtgggaacctcaacttaGTTAGGGtgtcctatcatgtttcttgcgcttacctgttgggtctgtgtcctgccagaggagttgcccaggctcctccatcagaacctctcccaatgccagattttgtgcataccagggggtccatgaggcagccctactcagttcacctcctgtcctagcaggaacagtggcttttcctgactggtcttcaacccaaactggtccttgctgttggaagtttcagcccagccatggctcgtccatacccacgtatggctcacacatggctcagcaggggttgagaccttgcctagtccatcccccatctaccctggtcctccaggacaccagagggtgttggagtctggcccggctctgtgcatccaatcccagtccacaatagtgccatgggagactacaactgtaacctgatcagaacgcagcccccattacaggccatgcaccccttggtgggaacctcttcccagctagggttgtccccttagctccccaaccgggcctgttcccagccatagatcacatacgtgccagtggttgctctgactcagcttggcatagcccctcacctgtcccaacccctgccttagacactgtggcttagcgttcctgcctcatgcagactagtaggtgcaagagcctagctcggcatgacctgtgctccatcctggtctctagtttcgcttgtgggctaaggtttgctcagtcctgcccggtccaccctgttgcattaccaaTTGACCCATTactcagctgttggagctactgcCCAGTTTGTCTGACCCCCTGTTCtgaaccacatgttcaccagtgggagctatggctcaccaagggagtttcccaagttcctccacttgatccactcccagacccagttctcatacatgccattgggtttaggccagcgcctggcgcagtctggccttccatttggtcttgtatgagctagtgaacgttgcagcccagcctgccccacaccctattcaggatgcacatttgggtgctgctgccttgaccagtccaaactgttgcaggttcctttacctgtgattgatggcaggctccttggtcacacctagcttagtccctcaccaccccaactcttgagctaaccagtggggctagaatttccacagtgtttggcccacacatccctcacagaatctacccccagatatggttcttgagtgTTAGTTAATGTAATGACCATGATTAATGTGACTCttttcctgatccatcatcatgtcaggtaacggaatatgattctgctggacaagccccgagccatagcttttgcatggacaggtatttggtggtcagcattgttcagtgattacaagtttttcaaaggaagagttactgtcattggaaatctttacgattgattcacgtcctagaagctcagtgggttcaacctgcagctacctaagcagtgattcaaagaaccaaaatcccagagctgcctggcggggtggccagcagggggagcctggcaccaaatggtgcactggctgccaggGCACAGCTCACTaagtgcacatggtggctgacatgtgggatccaggcatgagacaccccatcctgagacccaccagcagcttggaggctgctggaagtttaaactcccaggcccaaggtcgcacccctcctgaatcccattcaccacccaatgagggtggtgggtgggccctggacctgcccagtcacggagacctcccccctcagtgtactcaccgtGTAGGGAGCAGTCCCTAGAGCACagacaggcctggggacagctcaccacgtgcacgtggtggctggcgtctgggatccaggcaggaGACACCCCATCCTGGACCCACTGACACTGCCAACAGGTTTTTGTGCTGAGTTGTTCAGCTGACTTTGACCTTTGCTTTCTTATCAAGAGGGGTCATTGGATGGACGTCATGATCCAGAGACACCTCAAAGTGGGCTCTGCTCTCAGGGTGAAAGTGCTTGCTGGGTACTGCTGGCTTCTGGTTAGTTTCCTATGGCCAGGAGATTACCATCTGTAGGGTCAGCTTTTGGGCTGGGCCGGAGACAGGCCCAAGGTGAGGTGTGACACTTGAGGAAGGCAGGAATGGAGGCTATTGTTCTTAAAGTGGAGCATTGAGGAATGCCTCCAACTCTGAGCAGTTGACTGTTATCTGAGTTGTCTGTTGGTTGTACACATCTAAAAGTTGAAGCCCTTTTGCAGGCATGGGAGCTTATATGAATGGAGTGATTGggtaaatatttacataattcattcaaaagacagttacagagagagcaataGGTAAAGAAGTAGTGAAATCAAGAATCGCTTACAGCATGTAGGGCAGGGGCAACTTCTTAGTTTCCTGAAGAAGGCATGAAGTCCATTTGGCTGAGCCCACAGCAGAGGTGGGGACCACTGTAGGGAGTGCAGAGGTCAGAGTTAAGAGAGGCATATGTGAGCTCTGGTCGTTGGGCTGGAGGAAACTCGCTGTGTGCTATATATTAAGGAAACTGACTTGCAATAGATGGGATTCATCACCTCTGGCCCAGGGGAGGTCCTTTTAAGTGGATTTATTGTAACGTGAGCCCAGTGGAGGTCTCAGGGATTTGAAACTGCAGAAAAACTTGCTGAATatggcagagaagaagcagcacagaGGAGATGCTGGTCCACAGTGCTGCTGGCCTgaattgattttgtgttttatctttctgtgtctcatatCTCTTTCTACATGCACATTGGAGTCCAGGACAGGATTCCTCCCCAAGGCAAAGATCAGAAGCTACACCTCCCTGGAGAGCAACCAGTTATCTCAGTGACAGCTCCTCATTAATTATTGTTTTCATGGGTAAATCATTGCAGTGGATGACATtggcttgttttatttatttatttatttaactggaGGAACACTCGTCACTTCCTGCATCAGGTTTGTGTGTGTCTTGTGCTGACTGTGGACTGAGCTTGGACTTGAAGCAGGCGCATTGCTCAGAGCTGCGGTTTGGTGATGGCTCCTGCAGTTGTGGCCAGcatccttcctctctgtgtgtgcttgctgctGGTACCTGGCATAGGCAAGGCAGACAAGCTGCTGGTGGTTCCTGTGGAtggaagcccctggcttaacATGCGCTCAATCGTGGAGAAGCTTATCCAGAGAGGACATGAGTTGGTTGTAATTGTGCCAGAAGTGAGTTGGCGACTGGGACAGTCCCTGAATTGTACAGTGAAGACCTATGCAACTTCTCACACCCTGGAAGATCTGAATCGTGAGTTCAAGGTTTTTGCCAACACTCAGTGGAAAGTGAAGGAGAGTGGATTATTTGGCTTTGTAATGGGTTCTTCCAAAGGTGTTTTTGAACTTATATTTTCCCATGGCAGGAacatatttaaagataaaaaattagtTGAGTACATAAAGCAGAGTTCATTTGATGCAGTGTTAACGGACTCTTTTCATATGGCTGGGCTAATTGTTGCGAAATATTTTTCCCTGCCATCTGTGGTCTTTACTAAGGTAGTGTTTTTCCACTATCTTGAGGAAGCTACACAGAGCCCCTATCCTCTGTCTTATGTTCCCAGGGCTTTTGGGGTGTTCTCAGATGCCATGACCTTTGAAGAGAGAGTTTGGAACCATTTTATCCACTTGCAGGAGAGGTTACTTGGCCCCTACTTTTTCAAAAGTGCCTTAGAAACTGCCGCTGAAGTTCTCCAGGAGCCTGTCACGCTCTATGACCTCTTCAGCCACACCTCAGTCTGGCTGTTAAGAACTGACTTTGTTTTGGATTATCCCAAACCTGTGATGCCCAACATGGTCTACGTGGGTGGTACCAACTGCCATCAGAGGAAACCTTTGTCGAAGGTCAGTGTTGTCTCCTGGGTCATGTTTGGAACAATATCTGTTTTAatattaacaaaataataaataattttcctGAAACAACTGGTTCATCATTTACATTTGCTCAATGAGAGTTCACCTCCATTTTAATAGCTTTGTCATATTTTTTTAGCGTGAGTCAGCAACTTTTGGATGCTATTCTAATATATGGGTATACATGAGAAGTGGCAAATTATATGTGATTTCTGGGTTTCAATTTTAATACTATTTagaaagatattaaaaatatagCAAGACATGAAGAGTCCTTGTTTGTTAATCCACTCTGATAAGTATGACATGCTGCTTTCCTAACATGGAACACCTTGCACTTTGTACAAAGGTCAGGAGATCCTGGTTTTTGGTGTCCTCGGCTGCTTCAGTGGTTGTGAAACTGCTAACTCTTTGTTAGTTTCCTGGGCATAAGcactgtgtgtggctgtttcagttttcatttttgtcttcatGGGTAAGTTGGGCATTTGTATCTCTTgtgttttgagggtttttttttgccattattcAGTGATTTTCTATAGGATTATTTCTGAGGAAATGGTGAGCCTCTCCTGCATAACAGAATTACTTCCTGAGCAGTTCTTTGTTT
Encoded proteins:
- the LOC101533137 gene encoding UDP-glucuronosyltransferase 1A10 isoform X6, giving the protein MAPAVVASILPLCVCLLLVPGIGKADKLLVVPVDGSPWLNMRSIVEKLIQRGHELVVIVPEVSWRLGQSLNCTVKTYATSHTLEDLNREFKVFANTQWKVKESGLFGFVMGSSKGVFELIFSHGRNIFKDKKLVEYIKQSSFDAVLTDSFHMAGLIVAKYFSLPSVVFTKVVFFHYLEEATQSPYPLSYVPRAFGVFSDAMTFEERVWNHFIHLQERLLGPYFFKSALETAAEVLQEPVTLYDLFSHTSVWLLRTDFVLDYPKPVMPNMVYVGGTNCHQRKPLSKEFEAYVNASGEHGIVVFSLGSMVSEIPEKKAMAIADALGRIPQTVLWRYTGSRPSNLAKNTILVKWLPQNDLLGHPKTRAFITHSGSHGIYEGICNGVPMVMLPLFGDQMDNAKRMETRGAGITLNVLEMTSDDLANALKKVINDKSYKENIMRLSSLHKDRPVEPLDLAVFWVEFVMRHKGAPHLRPAAHDLTWYQYHSLDVIGFLLAIVLVVAFVTFKCCAFACGKCFGKRGRVKKAHKSKTH